The Corticium candelabrum chromosome 17, ooCorCand1.1, whole genome shotgun sequence genome has a segment encoding these proteins:
- the LOC134193061 gene encoding uncharacterized protein LOC134193061 isoform X1, which produces MSIFVRSHRLVRLMLAFLLLIALCLLVLTSIYEIASDDGNTQSATEISESIWYGCKEFIGMEAFYENDEDANLPPLACKEDALSRLVQVLTHIKINKTTKSINDTMEGRNSTRITWIIVSFSVISVSATSHCKVYRTFRSVLNKLVHLLAKVFLQEQKFVVPCHLTTAVTEDYFQCPAIQDTNWLQSPDFVIIYAIICQQELKLDSDDYIWNKLTSSSHNLFESDDTRSQTCDVCCQPTQLQCISVRACGKDGSLPQLPMNPPSDGGTHSDNANDAQLGPSVLQMKGTTIPDDQPSNGNLVNTSSDNCCHRDGTRIEKCVDYKERCDAARETITTDASSVACLPQDDKHFVHLALFGVLFQQDVGSRQTLKLELHMLESIDTLKKLIDIYKKSDPSSKLIAGPSNAIGINRSSNMKLEVVNKDFWIVKNTPEELQTPLNNIWAAKHFFKFPNSMFLEYVGTAQYRPEIVIAVNYSGNTETLTGHPSMQPQQTSSTAIGTTVSGLNFEISGANNVFAGQNVNVHNHFWQET; this is translated from the exons ATGTCGATATTCGTACGGAGCCACAGGCTCGTACGTTTGATGTTGGCGTTTCTTCTACTGATTGCGCTCTGTCTTCTCGTGTTGACCTCCATATATGAAATTGCGAGCGACGATGGCAACACTCAATCTGCAACCGAAATTTCTG AATCGATATGGTATGGATGCAAAGAATTCATAGGAATGGAAGCATTTTATG AGAATGATGAAGATGCAAACCTGCCACCTTTGGCCTGCAAAGAGGATGCACTTTCACGTTTAGTGCAAG TTCTAACTcatataaaaataaacaagaCCACAAAGTCGATCAATGACACCATGGAAGGAAGAAATAGTACCAGAATAACTTGGATCATAGTTTCCTTCAGTGTAATATCCGTAAGTGCCACAAGCCACTGCAAAGTCTATAGGACATTTCGTTCCGTACTCAACAAGCTGGTTCATTTACTCGCAAAAGTATTTCTTCAAGAACAGAAATTTGTAGTGCCCTGTCACCTGACGACAGCAGTAACTGAAG ATTACTTTCAATGTCCAGCAATTCAAGATACTAATTGGCTACAGTCGCCAGACTTTGTCATAATCTATGCCATCATCTGTCAGCAAGAGCTAAAACTTGATTCTGATGATTATATCTGGAATAAGCTAACATCGTCCAGCCATAATTTGTTTGAATCAGACGACACTCGCTCTCAG ACGTGTGATGTGTGCTGTCAGCCAACCCAGCTGCAGTGTATATCCGTGCGTGCTTGTGGGAAAGATGGCTCTCTGCCTCAACTTCCAATGAATCCTCCGAGTGATGGAGGAACTCATTCGGACAATGCTAATGATGCACAACTg GGTCCATCAGTTCTTCAAATGAAAGGAACGACAATACCAG ATGACCAACCAAGTAACGGCAACCTTGTGAATACCAGTAGTGATAATTGTTGCCATCGTGATGGAACACGAATAGAAAAATGTGTGGACTACAAAGAAAG GTGTGATGCTGCAAGAGAAACTATCACAACTGATGCAAGTTCTGTAGCATGTTTACCTCAAG ATGACAAACACTTTGTTCACCTGGCACTCTTTGGCGTATTGTTTCAACAAGACGTCGGAAGCCGACAAACCCTAAAACTTGAGTTGCATATGCTGGAGTCAATCGACACCCTCAAA AAGCTCATAGATATCTACAAAAAATCAGACCCTTCATCCAAACTTATAGCTGGACCTTCAAATGCCATTGGTATCAATCGTTCTAGCAACATGAAACTTGAAGTTGTGAACAAGGATTTTTGGATTGTAAAGAATACACCTGAAGAGCTG CAAACACCACTCAACAACATCTGGGCTGCAAAACACTTCTTCAAATTTCCTAATTCAATGTTTCTGGAATATGTTGGCACAGCTCAATATCGCCCAGAGATTGTCATCGCTGTTAACTACTCTGGTAACACAGAAACGCTAACTGGCCATCCATCTATGCAGCCACAG CAAACTTCAAGTACTGCCATCGGTACTACTGTCAGTGGACTAAACTTTGAGATCAGTGGAGCAAACAATGTGTTTGCTGGACAGAATGTGAATGTCCAC AATCACTTTTGGCAAGAAACCTAA
- the LOC134193061 gene encoding uncharacterized protein LOC134193061 isoform X2, whose amino-acid sequence MSIFVRSHRLVRLMLAFLLLIALCLLVLTSIYEIASDDGNTQSATEISENDEDANLPPLACKEDALSRLVQVLTHIKINKTTKSINDTMEGRNSTRITWIIVSFSVISVSATSHCKVYRTFRSVLNKLVHLLAKVFLQEQKFVVPCHLTTAVTEDYFQCPAIQDTNWLQSPDFVIIYAIICQQELKLDSDDYIWNKLTSSSHNLFESDDTRSQTCDVCCQPTQLQCISVRACGKDGSLPQLPMNPPSDGGTHSDNANDAQLGPSVLQMKGTTIPDDQPSNGNLVNTSSDNCCHRDGTRIEKCVDYKERCDAARETITTDASSVACLPQDDKHFVHLALFGVLFQQDVGSRQTLKLELHMLESIDTLKKLIDIYKKSDPSSKLIAGPSNAIGINRSSNMKLEVVNKDFWIVKNTPEELQTPLNNIWAAKHFFKFPNSMFLEYVGTAQYRPEIVIAVNYSGNTETLTGHPSMQPQQTSSTAIGTTVSGLNFEISGANNVFAGQNVNVHNHFWQET is encoded by the exons ATGTCGATATTCGTACGGAGCCACAGGCTCGTACGTTTGATGTTGGCGTTTCTTCTACTGATTGCGCTCTGTCTTCTCGTGTTGACCTCCATATATGAAATTGCGAGCGACGATGGCAACACTCAATCTGCAACCGAAATTTCTG AGAATGATGAAGATGCAAACCTGCCACCTTTGGCCTGCAAAGAGGATGCACTTTCACGTTTAGTGCAAG TTCTAACTcatataaaaataaacaagaCCACAAAGTCGATCAATGACACCATGGAAGGAAGAAATAGTACCAGAATAACTTGGATCATAGTTTCCTTCAGTGTAATATCCGTAAGTGCCACAAGCCACTGCAAAGTCTATAGGACATTTCGTTCCGTACTCAACAAGCTGGTTCATTTACTCGCAAAAGTATTTCTTCAAGAACAGAAATTTGTAGTGCCCTGTCACCTGACGACAGCAGTAACTGAAG ATTACTTTCAATGTCCAGCAATTCAAGATACTAATTGGCTACAGTCGCCAGACTTTGTCATAATCTATGCCATCATCTGTCAGCAAGAGCTAAAACTTGATTCTGATGATTATATCTGGAATAAGCTAACATCGTCCAGCCATAATTTGTTTGAATCAGACGACACTCGCTCTCAG ACGTGTGATGTGTGCTGTCAGCCAACCCAGCTGCAGTGTATATCCGTGCGTGCTTGTGGGAAAGATGGCTCTCTGCCTCAACTTCCAATGAATCCTCCGAGTGATGGAGGAACTCATTCGGACAATGCTAATGATGCACAACTg GGTCCATCAGTTCTTCAAATGAAAGGAACGACAATACCAG ATGACCAACCAAGTAACGGCAACCTTGTGAATACCAGTAGTGATAATTGTTGCCATCGTGATGGAACACGAATAGAAAAATGTGTGGACTACAAAGAAAG GTGTGATGCTGCAAGAGAAACTATCACAACTGATGCAAGTTCTGTAGCATGTTTACCTCAAG ATGACAAACACTTTGTTCACCTGGCACTCTTTGGCGTATTGTTTCAACAAGACGTCGGAAGCCGACAAACCCTAAAACTTGAGTTGCATATGCTGGAGTCAATCGACACCCTCAAA AAGCTCATAGATATCTACAAAAAATCAGACCCTTCATCCAAACTTATAGCTGGACCTTCAAATGCCATTGGTATCAATCGTTCTAGCAACATGAAACTTGAAGTTGTGAACAAGGATTTTTGGATTGTAAAGAATACACCTGAAGAGCTG CAAACACCACTCAACAACATCTGGGCTGCAAAACACTTCTTCAAATTTCCTAATTCAATGTTTCTGGAATATGTTGGCACAGCTCAATATCGCCCAGAGATTGTCATCGCTGTTAACTACTCTGGTAACACAGAAACGCTAACTGGCCATCCATCTATGCAGCCACAG CAAACTTCAAGTACTGCCATCGGTACTACTGTCAGTGGACTAAACTTTGAGATCAGTGGAGCAAACAATGTGTTTGCTGGACAGAATGTGAATGTCCAC AATCACTTTTGGCAAGAAACCTAA